In Microbacterium galbinum, a single window of DNA contains:
- the sufU gene encoding Fe-S cluster assembly sulfur transfer protein SufU — protein sequence MTSGDLQNLYQELILDHSRTPHGFGLRGEILAQSHQVNPTCGDEVTVQVHRAADGSIEAIAWEGHGCAISQASASLLAELAEGLSVDDLDVRIAAFREAMRSRGKIEPDEELLGDAAALGGVSKYVARVKCAMLAWVAAEDALQKSTLSPSA from the coding sequence ATGACGTCCGGCGACCTGCAGAACCTCTACCAGGAGCTCATCCTCGATCACTCGCGCACGCCGCACGGCTTCGGCCTGCGGGGCGAGATCCTGGCGCAGTCGCACCAGGTCAATCCGACGTGCGGCGACGAGGTCACCGTGCAGGTGCACCGCGCGGCTGACGGATCGATCGAGGCGATCGCCTGGGAGGGGCACGGCTGCGCGATCTCGCAGGCGTCCGCGTCGCTGCTCGCCGAGCTCGCCGAAGGGCTCTCGGTCGACGATCTCGACGTGCGCATCGCGGCCTTCCGCGAGGCGATGCGCTCGCGCGGAAAGATTGAGCCCGACGAGGAGCTGCTCGGCGATGCCGCGGCTCTCGGCGGGGTGTCGAAGTACGTGGCGCGCGTGAAGTGCGCGATGCTCGCGTGGGTCGCCGCGGAGGATGCCCTGCAGAAGTCGACGCTGTCACCCTCGGCCTAG
- a CDS encoding cysteine desulfurase: MSTSSLTAPATPLSDDEVRRLREDFPILASAVNGHPLAYLDSGATSQRPFAVLDAEREFATTFNSAVHRGAHTLAAEATELFEDARATVARLIGADDDEIVWTSNATEALNLVAYSLSNASIGRGGAAAEPLRLQAGDEIVTTEMEHHANLIPWQELAARTGATLRVIPLDDDGALRLDTLAEHITDRAKLVAVTHVSNVLGVINPVEQVIARAHEVGALVMLDACQSAPHLPLDVRALDVDFAVLSGHKMLGPTGVGALYGRRELLEIMPPFLTGGSMITTVTTTEAEYMAPPQRFEAGTQRVSQAIALAAAVDYLTEIGMPRIAAHEAQLGVRLLDGLGAIDGVRVLGAGIALPRVGLASFDVAGIHSHDVGQFLDDRGIAVRVGHHCAQPLHRRLGVTSSTRASTYLYTTDAEVDAVIDGVAAAIDFFGARS, encoded by the coding sequence ATGAGCACGTCGTCCCTCACCGCCCCGGCCACCCCGCTGAGCGACGACGAGGTGCGTCGGCTGCGCGAGGACTTTCCGATCCTCGCGAGCGCGGTGAACGGGCATCCGCTCGCCTATCTCGACTCGGGCGCGACCTCGCAGCGGCCCTTCGCGGTGCTCGACGCCGAGCGCGAGTTCGCGACCACGTTCAACTCCGCCGTGCACCGCGGAGCGCACACCCTCGCCGCCGAGGCCACCGAGCTCTTCGAGGACGCCCGGGCCACGGTCGCTCGCCTCATCGGGGCCGACGACGACGAGATCGTCTGGACCTCGAACGCCACCGAGGCGCTGAACCTCGTCGCCTACTCTCTCTCGAACGCTTCGATCGGGCGGGGAGGCGCGGCGGCCGAGCCCCTGCGACTGCAGGCGGGCGACGAGATCGTCACGACCGAGATGGAGCACCACGCCAACCTCATCCCGTGGCAGGAGCTCGCCGCGCGCACCGGTGCGACCCTGCGCGTGATCCCGCTCGACGACGACGGGGCGCTGCGCCTCGACACCCTCGCCGAGCACATCACCGACCGTGCGAAGCTCGTCGCCGTCACCCACGTCTCGAACGTGCTCGGCGTGATCAACCCCGTCGAGCAGGTGATCGCCCGCGCCCACGAAGTCGGTGCGCTCGTGATGCTCGACGCCTGCCAGTCGGCTCCGCACCTACCGCTCGACGTGCGCGCCCTCGACGTCGACTTCGCCGTGCTCTCCGGCCACAAGATGCTCGGACCCACCGGTGTCGGCGCGCTCTACGGCCGCCGCGAACTGCTCGAGATCATGCCGCCGTTCCTCACCGGCGGCTCGATGATCACCACCGTCACCACCACCGAGGCCGAGTACATGGCTCCGCCCCAGCGCTTCGAGGCCGGCACGCAGCGGGTCTCGCAGGCGATCGCGCTCGCCGCAGCGGTCGACTACCTGACCGAGATCGGGATGCCGCGGATCGCCGCCCACGAGGCCCAGCTCGGCGTGCGCCTGCTCGACGGACTCGGCGCGATCGATGGTGTGCGAGTGCTCGGCGCGGGCATCGCTCTGCCGCGCGTGGGGCTCGCGAGCTTCGACGTCGCCGGCATCCATTCGCACGATGTCGGCCAGTTCCTCGACGACCGCGGCATCGCCGTGCGTGTCGGACACCACTGCGCCCAGCCGCTGCATCGCCGTCTGGGCGTGACCTCGTCGACGCGGGCCAGCACCTACCTCTACACGACCGACGCCGAGGTGGATGCCGTGATCGACGGCGTCGCCGCGGCCATCGACTTCTTCGGAGCACGCTCATGA
- the treZ gene encoding malto-oligosyltrehalose trehalohydrolase: protein MIEVWAPRAQRLRLRRWTDAAASPHDTELASASDGWWRADVALADGDRYGFVIDDADEARPDPRSRRQPDGVHGPSAAFDASTFAWTDAAWTGRPLAGGVIYELHVGTMTPEGTLDALIERLDHLVDLGVTHIELLPVNAFNGLWNWGYDGVLWYAVHEQYGGPRAYQRLVDAAHARGLAVIQDVVYNHLGPSGNYLPEFGPYLRDGQRNTWGDSIDLDEPAVREYIIENALMWLRDFHVDGLRLDAVHALHDEQPVHILQELAERVDALSAHQQRPLTLIAESDLNDPTLILPREAGGYGLTAQWSDDWHHAVHVALTGETAGYYEDFAAADAVAKVTRGGFFHDGTFSSFRGRPHGRPVADTVPAWRLVTFAQDHDQIGNRAAGDRLSQTLSPGRLAVAAVLTLTAPGTPMLFMGEEWGASTPWQFFTSHPEPELGRATAEGRIAEFARMGWDPDQVPDPQDPETFERSHLDWAELDRPSHAGLHALYRDLIALRRARPELTDPDSSRNRVTVEVSANSAGNAPDARVYRIDRGALAVLVNLSPEPASFAVGPGDEVLLATGEALIVDGEITVPSESAAVVAPPEGPEAVSG, encoded by the coding sequence ATGATCGAGGTCTGGGCGCCGCGGGCGCAGCGACTGCGGCTGCGCCGCTGGACGGATGCCGCGGCGTCCCCCCACGACACCGAGCTGGCCTCGGCATCCGACGGCTGGTGGCGCGCAGACGTGGCGCTCGCCGACGGTGACCGCTACGGCTTCGTGATCGATGACGCCGACGAAGCCCGCCCCGACCCGCGCTCGCGTCGTCAGCCCGACGGCGTGCACGGCCCGTCGGCGGCATTCGACGCGTCGACCTTCGCCTGGACGGATGCCGCGTGGACCGGCCGCCCCCTCGCGGGCGGCGTGATCTACGAGCTGCACGTCGGCACGATGACCCCCGAGGGCACCCTCGACGCGCTGATCGAGCGGCTCGACCACCTCGTCGACCTCGGCGTCACGCACATCGAGCTGCTGCCGGTGAACGCCTTCAACGGCCTCTGGAACTGGGGCTACGACGGCGTGCTCTGGTATGCGGTGCACGAGCAGTACGGCGGCCCGCGCGCCTACCAGCGGTTGGTGGATGCCGCGCACGCCCGCGGTCTCGCCGTCATCCAGGACGTCGTGTACAACCACCTCGGTCCGAGCGGCAACTACCTGCCCGAGTTCGGTCCGTATCTGCGCGACGGTCAGCGCAACACATGGGGCGACTCGATCGACCTCGATGAGCCGGCGGTGCGCGAGTACATCATCGAGAACGCGCTGATGTGGCTGCGCGACTTCCACGTCGACGGGCTCCGCCTCGACGCGGTGCACGCTCTGCACGACGAGCAGCCCGTGCACATCCTGCAGGAGCTGGCCGAGCGGGTCGATGCGCTGTCGGCGCATCAGCAGCGGCCGCTCACCCTGATCGCCGAGTCGGACCTCAACGACCCCACGCTGATCCTCCCGCGCGAGGCGGGCGGCTACGGGCTCACGGCGCAGTGGTCCGACGACTGGCATCACGCCGTGCACGTGGCCCTGACCGGTGAGACGGCGGGCTACTACGAGGACTTCGCCGCGGCGGATGCCGTCGCCAAGGTCACCCGCGGAGGGTTCTTCCACGACGGCACGTTCTCGTCGTTCCGCGGGCGTCCGCACGGCCGACCGGTCGCCGACACGGTCCCCGCCTGGCGACTGGTGACCTTCGCCCAGGACCACGACCAGATCGGCAACCGCGCGGCGGGCGACCGGCTCTCGCAGACGCTGTCGCCGGGGAGGCTCGCGGTCGCGGCCGTGCTCACCCTCACCGCTCCCGGAACCCCCATGCTCTTCATGGGAGAGGAGTGGGGAGCCTCCACGCCCTGGCAGTTCTTCACCTCGCACCCCGAGCCCGAGCTCGGTCGCGCGACCGCCGAGGGCCGCATCGCCGAGTTCGCCCGCATGGGTTGGGACCCCGATCAGGTGCCCGACCCGCAGGACCCGGAGACCTTCGAGCGCTCGCACCTCGACTGGGCCGAACTCGACCGGCCCTCGCATGCCGGGCTGCACGCGCTGTACCGCGATCTGATCGCGCTGCGCCGCGCCCGACCCGAACTCACCGACCCCGATTCGTCGCGCAACCGCGTCACGGTCGAGGTGAGCGCGAACTCGGCAGGCAACGCGCCCGACGCCCGTGTCTACCGGATCGACCGCGGTGCGTTGGCGGTGCTGGTGAACCTGTCGCCCGAGCCCGCGTCCTTCGCGGTCGGCCCCGGTGACGAGGTGCTCCTGGCGACGGGCGAGGCGCTCATCGTCGACGGAGAGATCACCGTCCCGTCCGAATCGGCGGCCGTCGTCGCTCCCCCCGAGGGCCCGGAGGCCGTCTCGGGGTGA
- the treY gene encoding malto-oligosyltrehalose synthase, translated as MTRRPLSTYRLQITSRLTLDEAARVAPYLAALGADWAYLSPLLAATPGSDHGYDVVDHSRVDPSRGGAEGLERFAAAAHGAGLGILIDTVPNHMGVGVPRANPWWWDVLRLGRSSSHAVAFDIDWRRGDDRVRLPILGAAPADVVASGDLVVDTTPQKDAPDGTLSYFEHVLPLAPGTAALADDLPALLAAQHYELRFWEDQNTELNYRRFFAVPELAGIRVELPDVFAASHREIIRWITDGLADGLRVDHPDGLSDPGGYLENLADATGGAYVLVEKILEPGEALPDWWRTDGTTGYDALGEIDRVLIDPAGVAALDALDSRLRADTGLPEAESWHDLTHTTKRMIAETILQSEVRRLVRSLPFGIVDADDALTEIVACFPLYRPYLPAGREHLDRALAEASRRRPDLAGPIAELAPLLADTALEIADRFPQLSGAVMAKGVEDTAFYRYTRLGTLTEVGGDPSIAALTSAEFHAAQQDRLAAWPHSMTTLSTHDTKRSEDVRARLSVLAEMPQRWADVLADLRAIASTGHGPLDSLLWQAAVGAWPITSERLRDYGLKAAREAAESTTWQHPDEDFERGVIAIADAANGAARETLEGFVAEITGFGRSNSLSAKLLQLTGPGVPDVYQGSELWDLSLVDPDNRRPVDFAAHAQLLGALDTDVAHGLLPAVDGTGLAKMLVTSRALRLRRDHSELFTRYRPAEVVGDASAHAVAVDRGRVTVVATRLPVGLAARGGWGDTLLMRPDSAATDVLTGRRIDPGPVRLAELLDTYPVALLMEAR; from the coding sequence GTGACCCGTCGCCCCCTCTCGACGTACCGCCTGCAGATCACCTCGCGCCTCACGCTCGACGAGGCGGCGCGCGTCGCGCCGTACCTCGCCGCGCTCGGTGCGGACTGGGCGTATCTCTCGCCGTTGCTCGCCGCGACTCCGGGATCCGACCACGGCTACGACGTCGTCGATCACTCGCGCGTCGATCCGAGCCGCGGGGGAGCGGAAGGACTCGAGCGCTTCGCGGCCGCGGCGCACGGAGCGGGCCTGGGCATCCTGATCGACACGGTCCCGAACCACATGGGGGTCGGCGTTCCGCGCGCGAACCCGTGGTGGTGGGACGTGCTGCGCCTCGGTCGATCGTCGTCGCACGCGGTCGCGTTCGACATCGACTGGCGGCGGGGCGACGACCGGGTGCGCCTCCCGATCCTCGGCGCGGCGCCCGCCGACGTGGTGGCGTCGGGCGACCTCGTGGTCGATACGACTCCGCAGAAGGATGCTCCGGACGGCACCCTCTCCTACTTCGAGCACGTTCTCCCGCTGGCCCCCGGCACGGCCGCGCTCGCCGACGATCTGCCGGCCCTGCTCGCCGCGCAGCACTACGAGCTGCGGTTCTGGGAGGACCAGAACACCGAACTCAACTACCGGCGGTTCTTCGCGGTGCCCGAGCTCGCCGGCATCCGTGTCGAGCTCCCCGATGTCTTCGCGGCGTCGCACCGCGAGATCATCCGGTGGATCACCGATGGCCTCGCCGACGGGCTCCGGGTCGACCACCCCGACGGCCTGTCGGATCCGGGTGGCTACCTCGAGAACCTGGCGGATGCGACCGGCGGGGCGTACGTGCTCGTCGAGAAGATCCTCGAGCCGGGCGAGGCGCTGCCCGACTGGTGGCGCACCGACGGCACCACGGGGTACGACGCACTGGGTGAGATCGACCGCGTGCTCATCGACCCGGCCGGTGTCGCGGCGCTCGACGCGCTCGACTCCCGTCTGCGTGCCGACACCGGCCTGCCCGAGGCGGAGTCGTGGCACGACCTGACGCACACGACGAAGCGGATGATCGCCGAGACGATCCTGCAGTCCGAGGTACGACGCCTCGTGCGCAGCCTGCCGTTCGGCATCGTCGACGCGGACGACGCGCTCACCGAGATCGTGGCGTGCTTCCCGCTGTATCGCCCGTATCTGCCCGCGGGGCGCGAGCACCTGGACCGGGCGTTGGCCGAGGCCTCCCGGCGCCGACCGGATCTCGCGGGGCCGATCGCCGAACTCGCCCCGCTCCTCGCCGACACGGCGCTCGAGATCGCCGACCGCTTCCCGCAGCTGAGCGGCGCGGTGATGGCGAAGGGCGTGGAGGACACGGCGTTCTACCGCTACACCCGCCTCGGTACCCTGACCGAGGTCGGCGGCGACCCGTCGATCGCGGCGCTGACCTCGGCCGAGTTCCACGCGGCTCAGCAGGACCGCCTCGCCGCCTGGCCGCACTCGATGACGACGCTCTCGACGCACGACACCAAGCGCTCGGAAGACGTGCGGGCGCGGCTGTCGGTCCTCGCCGAGATGCCGCAGCGCTGGGCCGATGTGCTCGCCGATCTGCGCGCGATCGCCTCGACCGGTCACGGTCCCCTCGACTCGCTGCTGTGGCAGGCGGCGGTCGGCGCCTGGCCGATCACCTCCGAACGCCTGCGCGACTACGGCCTCAAGGCCGCGCGCGAGGCGGCCGAGTCGACGACCTGGCAGCACCCCGACGAGGACTTCGAGCGAGGCGTGATCGCCATCGCCGATGCCGCGAACGGAGCCGCCCGCGAGACGCTCGAGGGGTTCGTCGCCGAGATCACCGGCTTCGGTCGGTCGAACTCGCTGTCGGCCAAGCTGCTCCAGCTCACCGGTCCCGGCGTGCCCGACGTCTATCAGGGCAGCGAGCTGTGGGATCTGTCGCTCGTCGACCCCGACAACCGACGCCCGGTCGACTTCGCCGCGCACGCGCAGCTGCTCGGCGCGCTCGACACCGACGTGGCGCACGGGCTCCTCCCGGCGGTCGACGGCACGGGTCTCGCCAAGATGCTGGTCACCTCGCGCGCCCTCCGGTTGCGCCGCGACCACTCCGAGCTGTTCACCCGCTACCGTCCGGCCGAGGTCGTGGGCGACGCATCCGCCCATGCCGTCGCGGTCGACCGCGGCCGCGTCACCGTCGTCGCGACCCGCTTGCCCGTAGGGCTCGCGGCCCGTGGCGGCTGGGGCGACACGCTCCTGATGCGCCCCGACAGTGCGGCCACCGATGTGCTCACCGGCCGCCGCATCGACCCGGGCCCCGTGCGCCTGGCCGAGCTGCTCGACACCTATCCCGTCGCCCTGCTGATGGAGGCACGATGA